From one Lycium ferocissimum isolate CSIRO_LF1 chromosome 5, AGI_CSIRO_Lferr_CH_V1, whole genome shotgun sequence genomic stretch:
- the LOC132056928 gene encoding protein NODULATION SIGNALING PATHWAY 2-like, with translation MMQSELLHNCWSSIYHQTEFCGIQIDPYENQKHSLSYSSLNSKNQDSFSDFTSLFPDDVLTDFPMDDLEFDDLCRWLNDSESEGNGNMNISSKMQKDGDLWSPALSGVSSEPSIAIPSTNSAIHNSISLVIPGNSREMDTEMRLHHLLAAYGEAMENDHKELAEVIIRSIKGKINPLGESLERIASNLFQQMKDQGHYLKQESSKIFEAAFKAFYQIFPLGKFAHFAANSAIIEAMPNDAETIHIIDFDMGEGIQWPRIIEAIGQKRKALRFTSIKKTEEESTSDQWRFEETQRRLLDYAKPFFGPRLQIDEMTVEELASEMRRIKKTGKGSKWLVFNCMFKIPHMGKRRSRIQALEFLKLAKELLSTHKGFVTFGDGEAMANSLNTNTFSAFFNKNLIYYQSIFESLELYFPAHLAEARLAVESLFLAPQVCSFSWLQNWEEMISVCDSFGEIGLQGKRISKENLLQAKELVNERATPLKVRIEEQRQHEMVLEWKGTPLVRVSTWMQ, from the coding sequence ATGATGCAATCAGAGCTTCTTCACAACTGTTGGTCTTCAATTTACCATCAAACTGAATTTTGTGGCATCCAAATTGATCCTTATGAAAATCAAAAGCATAGTCTTTCTTATTCTTCACTCAACTCCAAGAATCAAGATTCCTTTTCAGATTTCACATCCCTTTTCCCTGATGATGTTCTTACTGATTTTCCCATGGATGATTTGGAGTTTGACGATCTATGCAGATGGTTAAATGATAGTGAAAGTGAAGGAAATGGAAATATGAACATCTCTTCTAAGATGCAAAAAGATGGAGATTTATGGAGTCCTGCACTTTCAGGAGTATCCAGTGAGCCCTCAATTGCAATACCATCAACAAATAGTGCTATACATAATTCTATTTCACTGGTAATTCCAGGAAATAGTAGAGAAATGGATACCGAAATGCGCCTTCATCATTTATTAGCAGCTTATGGAGAGGCCatggaaaatgatcacaaagaACTAGCAGAAGTGATCATAAGAAGCATAAAGGGGAAAATAAATCCTTTAGGCGAATCACTGGAACGCATTGCTTCCAATTTGTTCCAGCAAATGAAGGATCAAGGACATTACTTGAAACAAGAATCAAGCAAGATTTTTGAAGCAGCATTCAAGGCCTTCTACCAAATTTTCCCATTAGGGAAATTTGCTCATTTTGCTGCTAACTCAGCAATTATAGAAGCTATGCCAAATGATGCAGAAACCATTCATATAATAGATTTTGACATGGGAGAAGGGATTCAATGGCCTCGGATTATCGAAGCCATAGGACAAAAAAGAAAGGCTTTGAGATTCACATCCATAAAGAAAACAGAAGAAGAATCAACCAGTGATCAGTGGAGATTTGAGGAAACACAAAGAAGACTTCTTGATTATGCAAAGCCTTTTTTCGGTCCAAGATTACAAATTGATGAAATGACAGTTGAAGAATTGGCAAGTGAAATGAGGAGAATTAAGAAAACAGGTAAAGGGAGTAAATGGTTGGTTTTTAACTGTATGTTTAAAATCCCACACATGGGGAAAAGAAGAAGCAGAATCCAAGCCTTGGAGTTTCTAAAACTAGCTAAAGAATTGTTATCAACTCACAAAGGATTTGTCACTTTTGGTGATGGAGAAGCAATGGCCAATAGTCTCAATACTAATACTTTTTCTGCATTCTTTAACAAGAATTTGATATATTACCAATCGATTTTCGAGTCATTGGAGTTGTATTTTCCAGCTCATCTTGCAGAAGCAAGACTCGCCGTGGAATCCCTTTTTCTAGCACCTCAAGTTTGTTCATTTTCTTGGTTACAGAACTGGGAAGAGATGATAAGTGTTTGTGATTCTTTTGGAGAAATTGGGTTGCAAGGCAAGAGAATAAGCAAAGAAAATTTATTACAAGCCAAAGAATTGGTAAATGAAAGAGCAACTCCATTAAAGGTGAGGATTGAAGAACAAAGACAACATGAGATGGTTTTGGAATGGAAAGGGACACCATTGGTGAGAGTATCAACTTGGATGCAATAG
- the LOC132057845 gene encoding uncharacterized protein LOC132057845: protein MTYQQKLIADNQNRDLAVRNLERQMGQIAGAQNTRPPGGLPSDTDVNPKPCNAVTPRNGRELEEEAPKKTSRVEAEKEKIAKEMIEKERVVETPVAKQPQPVVAKPPPPFPQRLARQKEEATYKKFLDLLKQVHVNVPLFDMLQEYATVALTEECTSRIQNRLPTKLKDLGSFTIEISIRKQVVARALCDLGASIHLMPSSIFRKLGLGVPRPTTIVLQLVDKSLARSEGIIEDVLVQVGSLIIPADFMILDFEPNLEILFILGRPFLATGRSLIDVAAGQLTIRVHDKVEVFNAYKVLKMPAIYEELSAITVLNDDTRRPLITSHDPLERALVDDDIFGDSAAFEMVQILDMASIYIREGEFEPLDRKMGVTPKLSIEEPPKLELKPLPAHIKYAFLGKGNTLPVILVAELTAEEVSVCLEVLKSYKRALGW, encoded by the exons ATGACATACCAGCAAAAGTTGATAGCAGATAATCAGAATCGCGATTTGGCGGTGCGAAATTTAGAGAGGCAGATGGGACAGATAGCTGGTGCACAAAATACTAGACCACCCGGAGGACTTCCAAGTGATACGGATGTGAATCCCAAGCCGTGCAATGCTGTGACTCCTCGAAATGGGAGAGAACTAGAGGAAGAGGCTCCAAAGAAAACCAGCCGAGTAGAAGCTGAAAAAGAGAAGATTGCCAAGGAGATGATTGAAAAAGAGAGGGTAGTCGAGACACCAGTGGCAAAGCAGCCACAACCCGTGGTTGCAAAGCCACCACCTCCATTCCCTCAACGTTTGGCAAGACAGAAAGAAGAGGCTACTTACAAGaagtttcttgatttgcttAAGCAGGTACATGTGAACGTCCCGTTGTTTGATATGCTGCAGG AGTATGCCACTGTTGCACTTACTGAGGAGTGCACTTCTCGTATTCAAAATAGGTTGCCCACTAAATTGAAGGATCTCGGAAGTTTCACGATTGAGATTTCTATTAGGAAGCAGGTTGTTGCTCGAGCACTATGTGATCTAGGTGCAAGTATACATTTGATGCCTTCATCTATCTTCAGGAAGCTAGGTTTGGGAGTGCCCAGACCAACCACTATAGTTCTTCAGCTAGTAGACAAATCGTTAGCAAGATCCGAAGGCATTATTGAAGATGTATTAGTGCAGGTAGGGTCGTTGATAATTCCTGCAGACTTCATGATTTTGGACTTCGAGCCAAATCTGGAAATCCTATTTATTTTGGGGCGTCCATTCTTGGCCACAGGGAGATCACTTATTGATGTAGCTGCTGGGCAGCTCACTATAAGAGTGCATGACAAAGTTGAAGTCTTCAATGCATACAAAGTTCTGAAGATGCCTGCAATCTATGAAGAGTTGTCAGCCATTACTGTTTTGAATGATGATACACGAAGGCCACTCATCACTTCTCATGATCCATTGGAGAGAGCCCTAGTGGATGATGATATTTTTGGTGACTCGGCGGCGTTTGAGATGGTGCAGATTCTAGATATGGCGAGCATTTATATTCGTGAAGGCGAGTTTGAGCCTTTAGACAGAAAAATGGGAGTAACTCCGAAGTTATCAATTGAAGAGCCTCcgaagttggagttgaaacccTTACCTGCACATATTAAATATGCATTCTTAGGCAAGGGTAATACCTTGCCAGTGATATTAGTAGCAGAATTGACCGCCGAAGAGGTTAGTGTTTGTCTGGAAGTATTGAAGTCTTACAAAAGGGCATTGGGGTGGTAG
- the LOC132057844 gene encoding protein NODULATION SIGNALING PATHWAY 2-like, protein MTESELYQSSWLLYNNIYSPSPIEDIDITSCDLSPTLHLSEWTCDNSFPCTKLPENLSCEDYMDQLPSLVDDLDFSLPPNDLICEIQHLMNDMQIDPQIGIIHLLMFYAEAMGNKLEELTLVIAKRISEQASNQQPTLDKSLIKSSIQPSKQFTNLPIFAPAEVDVINIFDFDIGEGIQWATMIDALGNEQREVRLISINMNEDMIDDPCTTHTRWSFEDTKRRLINHAMLYGVKLKVEEQELNDLMIKMKNLKKQNAEKQWFAFNCMVALPHLGRIRRRKDVFEVLTIAKNFLEHATTCCASEKCIITLGDGDAWEKFVSTSSYNEFLETNIAHFQSLLESIEVIFPTQFIHARTTMEYLFVAPFVLSSAWASKWEKKKRFGDLKFGFGLEG, encoded by the exons ATGACTGAATCTGAATTATATCAATCTTCATGGTTACTTTATAACAACATATATTCACCTTCCCCTATAGAGGACATTGATATTACAAGCTGTGATCTTTCTCCTACTTTACATTTGAGTGAATGGACTTGTGATAATTCATTTCCATGTACTAAACTTCCTGAAAACTTGTCATGTGAAGATTATATGGATCAACTTCCAAGTCTTGTTGATGACCTAGATTTTTCATTACCACCTAATGATCTTATATGTGAAATCCAGCATTTAATGAAT GACATGCAAATCGATCCACAAATTGGAATAATTCATCTCCTCATGTTTTATGCAGAAGCCATGGGAAACAAATTGGAGGAGTTGACATTGGTTATTGCAAAGAGAATTAGTGAACAA GCAAGCAATCAGCAGCCTACCTTAGACAAGAGTCTCATAAAATCTTCTATTCAGCCTTCAAAGCAATTTACCAATTTACCAATTTTTGCGCCTGCTGAAGTAGATGTCATCAACATATTTGATTTCGATATTGGTGAAGGAATTCAATGGGCTACTATGATCGATGCCCTTGGAAACGAACAAAGGGAAGTACGACTAATATCAATCAATATGAATGAGGACATGATTGATGATCCTTGCACAACTCATACTAGGTGGAGTTTTGAGGATACTAAAAGAAGACTTATCAATCATGCAATGTTGTATGGTGTAAAATTGAAGGTGGAGGAGCAGGAATTGAATGATCTaatgattaaaatgaaaaaCCTGAAGAAACAGAACGCGGAAAAACAATGGTTTGCCTTTAATTGCATGGTGGCATTGCCCCATCTGGGGAGGATAAGGAGGAGAAAGGATGTTTTCGAGGTCCTAACAATTGCAAAGAATTTCTTAGAACATGCTACAACGTGTTGTGCTAGTGAAAAGTGCATTATTACTTTAGGCGATGGAGATGCCTGGGAAAAATTTGTAAGCACTAGCAGCTACAATGAATTCTTGGAAACAAATATTGCTCATTTTCAATCCTTGTTAGAATCAATTGAAGTTATTTTCCCAACTCAATTTATACATGCAAGAACTACCATGGAATACCTGTTTGTGGCACCCTTCGTCTTGTCTAGTGCTTGGGCTTCGAAAtgggagaagaagaagagatttGGAGATCTTAAATTTGGATTTGGTTTAGAGGGCTAG